The Neochlamydia sp. AcF84 genome has a window encoding:
- the lnt gene encoding apolipoprotein N-acyltransferase: MPLSRLQTFTCIILSLIIVAFGQPYWSLTASFLASVMGFALFFRALASFPSSRQRFFVATAWFAMVQLIQFSWFLSHPYLYIIAVYILLALIFGLQFGFIGWLACSQRITSYNRIVLLCSCWTLLEWSRLFILSGIAFNPIGLSLSANLYTLQNASLGGAFGMSFWVLGVNLLALKAWLAWPLYRHIFCWLAFAAFPFIFGFIQLKLHDSKVIKDTFNAILVQPVFPTEENMLFHNTASYVKYVEAEWQQILMLCKEHLGKNVHLIALPEFIVPFTTYTPVYPYQNVKKAFLEVFGEKAYSALPLLQEPLASQCMTEKGFIWMVTNGYWLQGLANIFNAPVLSGMEDVEDFFDGHREYYSSAQFVEPSSYQQRTLPFKRYDKRVLVPMGEYIPFSFCRSLAAAYGITGSFTPGKEAKIFPAYVPFGASICYEETFGHLMRENRLKGAELIVNLTSDVWYPTVAQQHCDHARLRTTENGIPLIRACNTGITGGFDAFGREIKILGNTYYEKIWKPGALYLQVPLFSYKTLYSITGDYLIVFLSVLGIGGAFFFRR, from the coding sequence ATGCCACTCAGCCGTTTACAAACATTTACTTGTATTATACTTTCTTTAATAATCGTAGCCTTCGGCCAGCCTTATTGGAGTCTTACAGCTTCTTTTCTGGCTTCAGTTATGGGTTTTGCCTTGTTTTTCCGTGCTTTAGCTTCTTTTCCTAGTAGCAGGCAACGGTTTTTTGTGGCGACCGCTTGGTTTGCTATGGTTCAACTTATCCAGTTTTCCTGGTTCCTCTCTCATCCATATCTCTACATTATCGCTGTATATATTTTGCTGGCTTTAATCTTTGGGTTGCAATTTGGTTTTATTGGATGGCTAGCATGCTCGCAGCGTATAACCAGTTATAATCGAATAGTCCTGCTGTGTAGTTGCTGGACGCTTCTTGAATGGTCACGCTTATTTATTTTATCCGGAATTGCTTTCAATCCTATTGGACTTAGTTTAAGCGCAAATTTATATACCCTTCAAAATGCCTCTTTAGGAGGAGCTTTTGGCATGTCTTTTTGGGTTCTAGGGGTAAACTTACTAGCATTAAAAGCTTGGCTTGCCTGGCCACTTTACAGGCATATATTCTGCTGGCTTGCCTTTGCCGCATTTCCTTTTATATTTGGATTTATTCAGTTAAAGTTGCACGATTCGAAAGTTATAAAAGATACTTTTAATGCTATTCTTGTTCAGCCTGTATTCCCGACGGAAGAGAACATGCTCTTTCATAATACAGCTTCCTATGTGAAATATGTGGAAGCTGAATGGCAGCAAATTTTGATGCTTTGCAAAGAGCATTTAGGAAAGAATGTCCATTTAATTGCTTTGCCCGAGTTTATTGTACCTTTCACTACCTATACACCTGTATATCCTTACCAAAACGTTAAGAAAGCTTTTCTCGAAGTTTTTGGAGAAAAGGCCTACTCTGCTCTTCCTTTATTGCAAGAGCCCTTAGCTTCACAATGTATGACTGAAAAAGGATTTATTTGGATGGTTACCAATGGTTATTGGCTACAAGGATTGGCTAATATCTTTAATGCGCCTGTCTTATCTGGAATGGAAGACGTTGAGGACTTTTTTGACGGACATAGAGAATACTATAGTTCCGCACAATTTGTTGAACCTTCTTCCTATCAACAGCGTACGCTTCCTTTTAAACGTTATGATAAGCGCGTCTTAGTTCCTATGGGTGAGTATATACCTTTTTCCTTTTGCCGTTCCCTGGCTGCCGCTTATGGTATTACTGGCTCTTTTACACCCGGTAAAGAAGCTAAGATTTTTCCTGCTTATGTTCCTTTTGGAGCATCCATTTGCTATGAAGAAACATTTGGACATTTAATGCGTGAAAATCGCCTGAAGGGAGCTGAATTAATCGTTAACTTAACCAGTGATGTATGGTATCCAACGGTAGCACAGCAGCATTGTGATCATGCTCGCTTGAGAACAACAGAAAATGGCATTCCTCTTATTCGTGCTTGTAATACAGGAATTACCGGCGGTTTCGATGCGTTTGGGCGCGAGATAAAAATTCTTGGCAATACTTACTATGAAAAAATTTGGAAGCCGGGGGCCCTTTATCTGCAAGTTCCGCTTTTTTCCTACAAAACCCTTTATTCTATAACGGGTGATTATCTTATTGTCTTCCTATCTGTTTTAGGTATAGGTGGGGCTTTCTTTTTTCGTC
- a CDS encoding RsmB/NOP family class I SAM-dependent RNA methyltransferase, giving the protein MKQSFRAYHLLQLLSAYDEQGLPLDAFISNYFRSHKALGSKDRASIAENAYFLIRWIRLIDYLIPEAPDWNKRIALLPYFDWQSHQNDPSIPAAIRVSFPDSLYNILVESYGALRASELCLVSNTPAPTTIRANTLKATRDKLLELLQDKYEVSACLASSHAINFLQRINFFTIPEFQAGLFEVQDEGSQLLANLVQCQPGQLVMDFCAGSGGKSLALAPSMQNKGQIFLHDIRSYALQQAKKRLKRAGIHNGQIILANDPKLKKLKKKMDWVLVDAPCSGTGTLRRNPDMKWRFEVEGLKMLIGQQRTIFEKALSFMKPDGRIIYGTCSLLPQENEHQLNHFIKSYHLKVENQIFQSFPSLGGMDGFFGVVLKF; this is encoded by the coding sequence ATGAAACAATCTTTTCGTGCTTATCATCTTCTTCAGCTCCTTAGTGCATATGACGAACAAGGACTTCCCTTAGATGCCTTTATAAGCAACTATTTCCGCTCTCATAAAGCTCTGGGCTCTAAAGACCGCGCCTCTATTGCTGAAAATGCCTATTTTTTAATTCGATGGATACGCCTTATCGATTATTTAATTCCAGAGGCTCCTGATTGGAATAAACGTATAGCTCTATTGCCTTACTTTGACTGGCAAAGCCATCAAAATGATCCCAGTATTCCTGCTGCCATAAGAGTTAGCTTTCCAGATTCACTCTATAATATTTTAGTAGAAAGCTACGGAGCTTTACGAGCTTCAGAATTATGTCTTGTAAGCAATACTCCCGCCCCGACGACTATAAGAGCAAACACTCTTAAGGCTACCCGTGATAAACTTTTAGAGCTTTTACAAGATAAATATGAGGTTAGCGCCTGTTTAGCTTCTTCCCATGCGATTAATTTTCTTCAAAGAATTAATTTCTTTACAATTCCAGAGTTTCAAGCCGGCCTATTTGAAGTACAGGATGAAGGAAGCCAACTCCTTGCCAATCTCGTGCAATGCCAACCAGGCCAGCTAGTGATGGATTTTTGCGCAGGCTCGGGAGGTAAAAGCTTAGCTTTGGCTCCTTCCATGCAAAACAAAGGGCAAATTTTCTTACATGATATACGTTCTTATGCCTTGCAACAAGCAAAAAAACGTTTGAAGCGCGCAGGCATCCATAATGGACAAATTATACTAGCCAACGATCCCAAGCTTAAAAAATTAAAGAAAAAAATGGATTGGGTGCTGGTGGATGCGCCTTGCTCGGGAACGGGTACACTACGTCGCAATCCTGATATGAAATGGAGATTTGAAGTAGAAGGGCTGAAGATGCTGATAGGCCAGCAAAGAACAATTTTTGAAAAAGCTCTCAGTTTTATGAAACCAGACGGCCGTATCATTTATGGAACGTGTAGCCTCTTACCCCAAGAAAACGAACATCAACTTAACCACTTTATTAAGAGCTATCATTTAAAGGTAGAAAATCAAATATTTCAATCTTTTCCATCGCTTGGAGGAATGGATGGCTTTTTTGGGGTTGTTTTGAAGTTTTAA